A genomic stretch from Sphaerodactylus townsendi isolate TG3544 linkage group LG15, MPM_Stown_v2.3, whole genome shotgun sequence includes:
- the LOC125444947 gene encoding H/ACA ribonucleoprotein complex subunit 3: protein MFLQFYLNEQGDRVYTLKKIDPSGQPTCSAHPARFSPDDKYSRHRITIKKRFGVLMTQQPRPVV from the exons ATGTTCCTGCAGTTCTATCTCAATGAACAGGGAGACAGGGTCTACACGCTCAAG AAGATAGACCCCTCTGGCCAGCCGACGTGCTCAGCCCATCCTGCCCGTTTCTCCCCAGACGACAAGTACTCTCGCCACAGGATCACCATCAAGAAACGCTTTGGTGTCTTGATGACCCAGCAGCCTCGACCGGTGGTATAA